A window of Pseudocalidococcus azoricus BACA0444 genomic DNA:
TTGGCTAATTTGAGCGCTTCGGCTAACAGGCTTTGTTCTAAATGGGTTGGGTGGGGCAAGATCGGCGTAACCACAGCGGCGCATCACTCTAGATCATGACCTAATTGTAGTTTTCCATTGAGAACCCTGAATCTCTGCCTACCTGGACAGTGCCAATCTGGATGCAGTTTTAGTTTATTTGCGTTCATTATCATCGTAAGGATTATGAAGATAGAGTTGGTGATTGGGTGATGACTGGGACAGAAAAACAAAGATGATCGGTAAGCCATGAGAGCAACTGATTAAGCAGGAAACAACTTAGCCTCAAAATAAGTCCGAAGAGCTTGAAAGTTCTGCCATTGTTCTCTCCTCATAGGATTCAGTAGTTAAGCAAAAACTAATTTTCCTAAGGATCAGGGATAAATCTACAGGAAGACCTAAGGGCCTGGGTAAGTAGGCGTTGATATTGGTCATTCTTAATCGTATAGCTGCCAAATCGAGCCAAGTGCGGATTATTTAATTGAGCATCAAAGAGCATAAATCCCTGCTGTCGGAGATGTTCAACTAGCTTAACCAGGGCCACCTTCGAGCCATCAGTAATTCGATAAAACATAGACTCCCCAATAAAAATCCCCCCAATCGCAATCCCCAAAATTCCCCCAGCTAATTCATCTCCTTGCCAGGCCTCAAAACTATGGGCCCAACCCGCATCATGGAGGGCAAAATAAATCTCAATTAACTCTGAAGAAATCCACGTTACCTCTCGATTTGCGCACCCATAAACCACTCCGGCAAAATCTTGATTGATTGCGGTATGGAACTGGTGTCGATTTAAAACCCGCTGTAACGAACGGGGATAATGAAACCGATCATCAAGGGGAATTAAGGTACGTTGAGGAGCCGTGTACCATCCCAGGATACCCGCTTCATCCATAAGGAAGTGGCCCGTGGCATAGCCTTGAATAATTTTTTTAATCAGTTGGGAATCACCCATCATTGATCAGTGGTATTAGTCGGCCAAAGTTGCTTTTGTTGCTTGCGAATTCTCTTTTCTCAACCGCGAGTATCAGGAGTATAGAGGCCATAAAATCGTTTCAGACGATGGGATAGGAGAATATCCAACTTAATACCTCCCGTTGATTTCGATTGGACAAACTGAGAATCTCCTCAATTAAATTCTCAACATCTACTCGTCTAAAGTCTCCTTCTTGAACTTTGAGGGCGGTTTCTTGATCCCCAAGATCTAAATCTTGTCCATACAGATCAGGATCAATATCAGTCGGTGTGAGAGTCATAGGGCCGGGCCTGGCTTAAAATCAAATCAACCGCATGGCTATTGCCGATCATATCCCGTTGACTTACCTGTGATTGACTCCTCTATCCTAACCATTGAAAACTCCCCGATCTGGCGGCCCTTTACCCAAATGAAAACTGCGGATCCGCCCCTATTCGTTAAAAAAGGCTCTGGGATGACCTTAGAGTTAGGGGATGGACGGCAAATCTTAGATTGCATTTCCAGTTGGTGGGTGACGATTCACGGCCATAGCCACCCCATCCTAGCCCAGGCCCTTACGGAACAGGCCCAACAACTCGAACAGGTCATTTTTACCGCCTTTACCCATGAACCAGCGGAAACCCTGGCCCAAAAACTACTAGACCATTTACCCCAACATTTACGGCGGGTCTTCTTTTCTGATAATGGTTCCACGGCCGTTGAAGTTGCCCTCAAAATGGCCTATCAATATTGGCAGCGACTCGGAGAACCCCAACGGACTCGCTTTCTTGGCTTTACAGGCGGTTATCACGGCGACACCCTTGGGGCCATGGCCATGGGACAAAGTTCTCCTTGGTGGCATCCCTTTCAACCCTTGTTAATGTCCTTAGAAACGATCCCTTTTCCAGCCACATTTGATCAGGATCCAGCCGTTGAGCAAAAAGAAGCCGCATCGTTGGCCTGTTTATCACACTTACTTAATCAACATCCCCAAGAGTATGCCGCCATTTTTATTGAACCACTGGTGCAGGGGGCCGGTGGAATGCGGATGTGTCGGCCAGAGTTTTTACAACGCTTACAAGCCCTAGTCCATGAGTTTCATGTGCTCTTGGTCTATGACGAGGTGATGACTGGCTTTGGACGCACTGGCGAACTTTTTGCAACCCTGAAATCTGCCACTCAACCAGATTTAATTTGCCTCTCCAAAGGCCTGTCGGGGGGCTGTTTACCCTTGGCTGTGACGATTGCAACTGAGGCAATTTACCAGGCCTTTTATGATGATGCCCTTGAAAATGCCTTTTTCCATAGCCATTCCTATACAGGAAATCCCTTGGCCTGTGCAACGGGGGTCGCCTCCCTCAAACTGTTAGAACATCAGCCGCAAATCTATCAGCGTTTGGAATCCCTCCACCGTCAGTTGGCCGTCCACTATCTCCAAGATCAGCCCTTAGTGGAAAACTTACGATTTTGCGGCACAATTATGGCTTTTGAGATTAAAACTAATACCCAGGAAGACTATTTTAGTGATTTGGGGCCTTGGTTGCGCCAGGAGTTTTTAGCGGCGGGCTTGTTGTTACGTCCCTTGGGAAAAACGATTTATTTACTCCCCCCCTATTGCGTCACAGAATTAGAACTGGAGAAAATTTATCAAACCCTGCCTCAGGTTTTAGCTAAACTCGCAAAGTTGCACTCACTCATTCCCGCTTGATGAACGCTCTAATTTGCCTTGTAGCCAGTCCCAGGCCTGGTGAATGGTGTTGACCTGTTCGCATTCAGGAATTTCAGGACGTTGAATCATAATCACCGGCAGTTGCAGTTGGCGGGCGGCGATGATTTTGCTGTAGGTCGCTACTCCACCGCTGTTTTTACTCACCATCAGGTTAATGCGGTATGCGGCCAAAAGCGCTAGTTCATCCGCCAAGGCAAAGGGGCCCCGTTCTAGCCGTAATTCTCCCTTGGGTATCTCAGAGCCGCTGGCCGGTGGGTCAATCATCCGCATTAAAAACCAACCTGGCACAGCCCGATAGTGATGGAGTTCCTGCCGGCCAATGGTCAGAAAAATCCGATTCCCCCGGCCTGGGATTTCTTGGGCGGCCTCGGTGTGACTGTGAACAACCAGCCAATAATCTCCTGCTTCAGGTTGCCAGGCCGGGCGCGTTAATCTTAGATAGGGAATTTGAGCCACTTGACAGGCCTGAATGCCATGCTCCGTTATTGTGCTGGCAAAGGGATGGGTTGCATCAATCACGGCTGAGATACTTTGCTGGGCCAAATAGTCCCGCAGGCCCGAGATCCCCCCAAACCCACCAGAGCGCACTAAGCCCAGCGGCATCTGTGGCATTTCTGTCCGGCCCGCCAAGGAGGAGATCACCACCAGGCCTGGCTTTGTCACCAGCAACCCTGCTAAGTCTCGGGCCTCACCCGTGCCACCTAAAATTAAAATCCGCTTGAGCAAGTTTTGGGCCAACTCCAACTCCATATCCGTAAGTTCTCTGTATCTTAGGGGGTGCAATTGTCAATAAATTGAATTGTTGCGACTCGCCGACAAATTTAGTAAGATGACTATCAATAACCCTGGCTAATTGCGAGGTGAAAAATGGCTGCCTATACCGCAACTGCCCTCAAAGCCGAATTAAATGAAAAAGGATGGCGGCTCACTCCCCAGCGGGAAACAATTCTCACGGTCTTTCAAAATCTTCCCAAGGGAACCCACCTGAGTGCAGAGGATTTGTACGAACGCCTGCAACAGGAAGACAGCCCCATTAGCCTCTCGACTATCTACCGCACCGTCAAACTTATGACCCAAATGGGTATCCTCAGAGAACTAGAGTTAGCCGAAGGTCACAAACATTACGAACTGAACCAACCCCATCCCCACCACCATCACCATTTAATCTGCATTAAATGTAGTCGTACCATTGAATTTAAGAATGACTCAGCCCTGAAAATTGGGGCCAAAGTGGCTCAGAAAGAAGGCTATCATCTCCTCGACTGTCAGTTGTCTATTCATGCCATCTGCCCTCAATGTCAACGGTCTTTGATTCCCTAATGGGCCTATTTACAGATCTCGCAAACAAGATTAACGGTATTGGCTCCTTGACTCAGGTTTTGGGTCTGGGAATAGTTGGCAGTCTCTTGATCCCATGGGGGGCTGGGGCTGTGGAATTTCCCGATGGTCGCGTCGCCTTTGATCTGCCGCCCTACTTTAATGACGCTTCGACCCCTTACCCAACGGTTTTTTACCCCGACCCGATCTATTATTTTGTCCTTTCCCTGTCGCCCCAGGCCGGGGAACCCCTCCAACGGGTTGTGATTAAGCCCCTCACTAATCAAGAAGCCATTTACTTTGTCCCCGAACGCACCCAGGCCTTTGGCAAACAACCCCCTGGCCGGCAATTTTCCTTGGGAGCCGTTACCGTAAACCCCGATACCTACGATGTAACCATAAACTTTCAGCCGCCCATTCCTCCCGGTGAAGTTGTAACCTTGGCCCTGTCCCCAAACCGCAACCCGGCCTTAGATGGGGTCTATCAATTTGGAATTACGGCCTTTCCGGTGGGGGGCGACCAGGCCATCGGTCAAGACATTGGCACAGCCCGTCTGACGTTTTATCGGGGTGGAGATTCTCGCTAGTGGCCTGGCAATTCCCAATGCTTCCACCCCCTTTAAGGCCTGGGGATAGATTAGCGGTGATTCTGCCGAGTGGGGCCTTACGGGAGACAACCGGATTCCAGGCCGGGATTGAACTCTGGCAACAACAGGGGTATCAGGTTGATGTTCATCCTCAATGCTCAGCATCTTGGGGCTATTTAGCGGGTGCAGATCAACAGCGACGGGAGGCTTTACGGGCTGTGCTTCTTGATCCAAACATTAAAGGCATTCTCTGTGGGCGGGGCGGCTTTGGAGCGACGCGGTTACTTGAAACCTGGGCCTGGCCGGAACATTCCCCCAAATGGTTAATTGGTTTCTCAGACATTACGGCTCTTCTCTGGAGTTATGCCAGTTATGGGGTCGTGGGGATTCATGGGCCGGTCTTAACGACATTGGCGGCGGAACCCCTGTGGACTAGAGCGCGCCTCTTTAACCTGGTTCAACATCAAGCAGTCGCCCCTTTGCACGGCCAGGCCTGGGTGGGTGGGGTTGTCCAGGGGATACTTTGGCCGGGTAACTTGACGGTGGCCAGTCATTTATTGGCAACTCAGCAATTACCGGCCTGGTCGCGGGTGATCTTAGCCTTAGAGGATGTTGGCGAAGCCCCCTATCGGCTGGATCGAATGTTAACCCAATGGCGACAAACTTCAGCATTTCAGCAGGTGGTGGGCCTGGCCTTGGGCCGCTTTAGTCAATGTGATCCCCCCGGCGCAAGTCCAAGTTTGGCTGTGGTTGAGGTTCTGAAGGATCGGTGCTGTGACCTGGGTATTCCGGTGGTGGCTGACCTGCCCTTTGGCCATGATGGGGAAAATGCCGCTTTGCCCGTGGGTGTGCCGGTGGAGTTGGATGGCAACCAGGCCCGCCTATCTCTGCTTGAGGCCAAAAGCCACCCCTAGATGTAGTACATGATGTCCAGTTGGCGTTTGGCGAGACGGCGTTCACACAAATCCTGCAAGGTATAGTCCTGTAGCACTTGGTTAGCTGCACCCCAGGCCTCGCGCCAAATTTCCCGCACGACCCCTTGATCAATGGTTTCTGGAGTTGTGTTGGAGCCTTTGTTTTGATTCTCCAGGCCCTCAATGCAATCCATGACTTCAAACAGGGAGGTTTTCCAAGGTTCTTTGGCTAAAATATATCCCCCCTTGGCCCCGCGAATACTGCGAATAATCCCCCGCCGCCGCAGAGTTGCCAGCAGTTGCTCTAAGTAGCGGTCAGGAATGTCGTGGAGGGCAGCGATTTGGCGAATTTGCAGTGGTTCTTGTTCCCGATAGGCAGCCGCCAACTCTAACACAGCCAGCAGCGCATATTCACTTTTACAGGAGAGTTCCATACCAATTGGGTTCTCAGGGGAAGGTCTCTATCCTGAATTATAGGCCGGATACCCCCGTTCTCTACCGGAAATTAGGGGATTAATCAGCCTGATGATGCCCTAGCACTTGGTACACCTGCTTTTGTTCAAAGAGAAGCACTAAGTCCCGATTCAGTTGATTAGATTCCGCTTCTTGGTGGAGGATTTTCAGGGCGACTCCTACGGGTAAGCTCTTTTTGTAGGGCCGATCTGCCGCTGTCAAGGCATCATAAATATCGGCCACGGTTAACATCTGTGTTTGGAGGGGAATATCCGCAATCCCCAGGGGGTAGCCTTGACCATTCAACCGTTCGTGGTGGCCATAGGCAATGATTGGGACATTTTTGAGGTCACTTGTCCAAGGAATTCGCCGCAGAAATTCATAGGTATGGGTGACATGGGATTCAATCGCCAGCCGCTCTTGGGGGGTGAGGTTACCGCGCCGGACGAGGAGTTGCTCCAGTTCTGCCATTGTCACTAGGGGTTGGAGGCGACCGTTAATGTCTTTATATTGCCAACTGGTTAGCTCTTGTAAAATCCCGAGGGGTTCTTCAGCTAAGACTTTGGGTTCATTGGCAATCTCTATCACCTGCCAATAGCGATCTAGTTCCTGAAGTTGGGCTTGTAATTGGTGATCAAATTGCCGGAGTTGTTGGCAGTGATCGCAAGTTCCCGCATCAGGGTCATGGTGGGGATTGGCCTGAAGATAGTCCAGCTTGGCCTGGTTACATTCCAACTCTAAGGTGCGGCGAACAAAATGAAAGCGTTGGCGAATGATTTCCAGTTGGAGGGGGTAGAGTTTTTTCTCTTTGCTTAAAATGACTTCAGGAACCCCCACCTTGCCAAAATCATGCAGAAGGGCCGCATAGCGCAGTTCTTGCAATTGTCGCTGATCAAACCAGGCCCCGCCAAAGCCCCCCACTCCAGCTTGTTGATTAACTTCTTGAGCTAGAGATAGGGTCAGGTCGGCAACGCGCTCAGAATGGCCAGCGGTGATTTTATCCCGAGCTTCAATGGCCTGAACTGAGGCGGTGACAAAGCCCTCAAATAGTTTCTCAATACTTTCGAGGAGATGATTGCGTTCAATGGAGACAGCGGCCTGGCTGGCTAGAGACCGTAAAATCGCCTCTTCCCAATGACTGTAGGCAACCGTAACATCCGAGGCATTATCAGGCGTAATTTTAATGTCGGCGCGGATTTTTCGGTTTAGCAGTTGTAGCACGCCAATAATTTCGCCTTCGGTATTTTGCATCGGAATCACTAGGACCGAGCGAGTGCGATAGCTCAGATTGTCATCAAAGGAACGATTAAATTGATAGGTCTCGGCCGGGGAGATTTCATAGGCATCGGCAATGTTGAGAATTTCCCCCGTCAAGGCCACATAGCCGACTAAGCTTTCTGCATTTAAGGGAATAAAAAACTCATGGAGGGATAGTTCTGGATGGGTATCATTTTGGGCTGTCTTAAACCAAAGATTGGGGGGATGGGCCTGGCGGTCAACTAAAAAAACGCTCCCGGCATCACTACAGGTAATCTCGCGACTTTTTGTCAGGATCAGGGTGAGTAGGTCGGTTAAATTGTCAGTGGCGGATAGGGCTATGCCAACGGCCAACAATTCTGTCACCAGGCCCCGTGGATCGTGACTTAAAATGTCTGCTTGGGGAGAAATCGTATGGGGAGAAGAATTCATCGGCTTAAGCTTTATTGCCGCGCCCTAGAGATAACGCACTTTCCAAGTATATCCCCTCAATTTTGGGATGGCTTCGGGAGCAAGATTTAGGTCTGACGGCGGAGGGCCTGGAGGAGGTGGGCAAAGGGGGGCGGGAGGGGGGCGGTGAGGGTTAATTGCTGGTTTGTGAGGGGATGATTGAGGGTTAATTGATAGGCGTGGAGCATTTGCCCGCTTAAGGAATGGCCGGCAACTTTTCTGGTGGTTCCATAGACCGGATCACCAGTAATCGGCCAACCGGCATGGGCTGCATGGACACGGATTTGGTGGGTTCGCCCAGTATCTAACTGAAATAAGACCAGGGTGTAATGCCCCAAACGTTCCTGCACTGACCAATGGGTAATGGCCCCACGTCCGCGCTCAAGCTCAGTTACAGCCATTTTCTTGCGATTGCTGGGATGACGGCCAATGGCGGCATTAATTGTTCCTGTTGGGGTCGGGGGAACACCTTGAACCAATCCCAGGTAGTCCCGCTTGGCTGTTCTCGCTTTAATCTGGGCCTGGAGATGTTGGAGGGCAAATTCAGTCTTGGCCACCATCATCACGCCACTGGTATCTTTATCCAACCGATGCACAATTCCCGGTCGCTGTTGCCCCCCAATTCCCGGTAAGTCAGGACAATGGGCCAACAAAGCATGAACTAAGGTTCCAGAATCATGGCCAGGGGCCGGATGAACGACTAATCCCACGGGCTTGTTAATTAAAATAATTTGGTCATCTTCATACAAAACATCGAGGGGAATCGCTTCTGGGACTAATTCACAGGCCTGGGGTGGGGGGAATTCTACGCCGATCAGATCACCAATTTGAATCGGGATTTTTTTACTCAGGCAGACTTGGCCATTGATCTGAATTTGCCCCTGTTCGATCAGAGCTTGCCACCGGGAGCGGGAAATCTCAGGATGGGCCTGGGCCAGGAATTGATCAAGGCGAGATCCAGAATGACTGGCCTGGAATAGCAAAGTTTGGGGCAGGTTCTGATCAGGGTTTAGTTCTACTTCCGTCAACTCATCCTCAGCTAAATCAGGTCTGTCTATTTCTTTTGTAGTGAGAGGGGAAAAGGACCCCTCCGGCCTGGGACTCATCATAGACTGTGGAAGCCAAAGTTTCGGGGGCTGATTAATTCATGCTAGGATAGTAAACGCTGAAAAATTCACACATCTAGGGCCTGGGGTGTCTAGGCTTGTTCCTTAGATCCACCTAGATGGCGGTTAAACCCACAGGAGAAAACTGAATGTCTGTTTTAAGTCTGGCTCAACTCTTAGAAGCCGGGGTTCACTTTGGCCATCAAGCACGCCGTTGGAATCCCAAAATGTCCCGGTATATCTTTACCGTCCGCAATGGGGTCCATATTATTGACCTCGTGCAAACCGCTCAACTCATAGATGAAGCCTACAACTATGTGCGGGAAGCCTCGGAATCCGGGAAAAAGTTTTTGTTTGTCGGGACAAAACGCCAAGCCGCTGGAATTGTCCATCAAGAGGCAGCCCGTTGTGGGGGGTACTTCATCAACCAACGCTGGTTAGGGGGAATGCTCACCAACTGGACAACCATTAAAACGCGGGTGGATCGCCTCAAAGAACTGGAGCGGATGGAAGAAACCGGGCAGATTGCCTTACGTCCAAAACAAGAAGCAGCGGTGCTCCGGCGAGAACTGGCCCGGCTACAGAAGTATCTGGGGGGAATTAAGAATATGCGCCGCTTGCCGGATGTGGCTGTGATTGTGGATGTGAAGCGGGAATATAACGCCGTTCAAGAATGCCAAAAACTGGGGATTCCGATTGTGGCTTTGCTCGACACCAATTGCGATCCAGATCAAGTGGATATTCCTGTCCCGGCTAACGATGATGCAATTCGTTCGATTAAGCTAATTGTGGGCAAGTTGGCCGATGCGATCTATGAAGGGCGGCATGGGCAAGTGGAAGAGGTAGATTTAGCCGATGGGGCCGATGAGGATTACCCTGATGCTGAAGATGAAACCCTCGACAGCCTCCCAGAGGATGGGGATGAGCCGGATTCAGACAAAGATGCAACGGGTGAGAACTAAGAAACTAATACGAGGCGGTAGATTATGGCAGAAATTTCAGCAAAGCTTGTCAAGGAACTCCGAGATAAGACCGGGGCCGGGATGATGGACTGTAAAAAAGCCCTTACCGAGTCCGATGGGGATATGGAAAAGGCGATTGAATGGCTGCGGCAAAAGGGCCTGGCCTCTGCGGGTAAAAAATCGGGACGGGTGACTGCCGAGGGCCTGGTGGATAGCTATATTCACACGGGGGGCCGGATTGGTGTCTTAGTGGAAGTCAACTGTGAAACGGACTTTGTTGCCCGCAATGAAGCCTTTAAGGAGCTGGTTCAAAATATCGCTAAACAAATTGCCGCTTGCCCCAATGTGGAGTATGTGGCCATTGAGGATATCCCCACTGCTGTGGTGGAAAATGAGCGAAAAATTGCCATGGGTTCCGATGCCCTGGCGGGTAAAAAAGAGGAAGTCAAAGCCAAGATTGTCCAAGGAAAATTGGATAAGACTTTGCGGGAAATGTGCCTCCTTGACCAGGCCTATATTCGGGATCAAAACATCAGCGTGGCCGAATTGGTGACTCAATCCATTGCCCAATTGGGTGAGAACATCAAAATTCGCCGGTTTCAACGCTTTATCCTCGGAGAAGGCATTGAGAAAGTGGAATCTAACCTCGCTGCCGAAGTTGCCGCCCAAACCCAGGCCAAGGTGGAACCCGCTCCTGCGCCTGCCCCGGAACCCGAACCCACTCCAGAACCCGCCCCAAAAGCTACGAAGGCCAAAACCACTCGTTCCAGCCGGAGCAAGGCCAAGTAGGCAGTGCTTGAGAATCGATAGAGATGGGATCGAGAGGCAGGAAAATCGAACTAACTTAGACAGAGGCGGTCTTGCTGGGGGCCGTCTTTTGTTTTAGGCAGCCAGTTTTGCACCAGGATTGTTGTGACACTACAGGATAGAAGCCGTGGCTAACTTAGAGCAAATCCAGCAGGAATTAACGGTGCTTCACGACCAGGCCCGGCAGGGGTTTGCCCAACTGCATCAGGCCTACGGCCGGTATCTCAAGATCTTAGGCCCTATCGCCCAGCAACAACTGATCACCGCAGCCTATCAAGTTTGCACCCAGATCGTCCCAGAACGGTTTTTAAAGTTAGAGCCAGAAGCGCGGGAAAGACTACAACGGAAAATCCACTTACTGGGGGAAGACCTGCGCCTCAGCTTGGGGGAGTTACTCCCTGAACAACCGGTGCTTGAACAAAGCAAGACTCCAACAGTAGAGGATCAAGGAACAGAAAACAGCACTGAAGCAGATGAAAATCCAGAAAGCTCTCCAGAATCTCT
This region includes:
- the bioA gene encoding adenosylmethionine--8-amino-7-oxononanoate transaminase, with the translated sequence MIDSSILTIENSPIWRPFTQMKTADPPLFVKKGSGMTLELGDGRQILDCISSWWVTIHGHSHPILAQALTEQAQQLEQVIFTAFTHEPAETLAQKLLDHLPQHLRRVFFSDNGSTAVEVALKMAYQYWQRLGEPQRTRFLGFTGGYHGDTLGAMAMGQSSPWWHPFQPLLMSLETIPFPATFDQDPAVEQKEAASLACLSHLLNQHPQEYAAIFIEPLVQGAGGMRMCRPEFLQRLQALVHEFHVLLVYDEVMTGFGRTGELFATLKSATQPDLICLSKGLSGGCLPLAVTIATEAIYQAFYDDALENAFFHSHSYTGNPLACATGVASLKLLEHQPQIYQRLESLHRQLAVHYLQDQPLVENLRFCGTIMAFEIKTNTQEDYFSDLGPWLRQEFLAAGLLLRPLGKTIYLLPPYCVTELELEKIYQTLPQVLAKLAKLHSLIPA
- a CDS encoding RrF2 family transcriptional regulator encodes the protein MELSCKSEYALLAVLELAAAYREQEPLQIRQIAALHDIPDRYLEQLLATLRRRGIIRSIRGAKGGYILAKEPWKTSLFEVMDCIEGLENQNKGSNTTPETIDQGVVREIWREAWGAANQVLQDYTLQDLCERRLAKRQLDIMYYI
- a CDS encoding cobalt-precorrin-6A reductase; this encodes MELELAQNLLKRILILGGTGEARDLAGLLVTKPGLVVISSLAGRTEMPQMPLGLVRSGGFGGISGLRDYLAQQSISAVIDATHPFASTITEHGIQACQVAQIPYLRLTRPAWQPEAGDYWLVVHSHTEAAQEIPGRGNRIFLTIGRQELHHYRAVPGWFLMRMIDPPASGSEIPKGELRLERGPFALADELALLAAYRINLMVSKNSGGVATYSKIIAARQLQLPVIMIQRPEIPECEQVNTIHQAWDWLQGKLERSSSGNE
- the aat gene encoding leucyl/phenylalanyl-tRNA--protein transferase — protein: MMGDSQLIKKIIQGYATGHFLMDEAGILGWYTAPQRTLIPLDDRFHYPRSLQRVLNRHQFHTAINQDFAGVVYGCANREVTWISSELIEIYFALHDAGWAHSFEAWQGDELAGGILGIAIGGIFIGESMFYRITDGSKVALVKLVEHLRQQGFMLFDAQLNNPHLARFGSYTIKNDQYQRLLTQALRSSCRFIPDP
- the tsf gene encoding translation elongation factor Ts, with the protein product MAEISAKLVKELRDKTGAGMMDCKKALTESDGDMEKAIEWLRQKGLASAGKKSGRVTAEGLVDSYIHTGGRIGVLVEVNCETDFVARNEAFKELVQNIAKQIAACPNVEYVAIEDIPTAVVENERKIAMGSDALAGKKEEVKAKIVQGKLDKTLREMCLLDQAYIRDQNISVAELVTQSIAQLGENIKIRRFQRFILGEGIEKVESNLAAEVAAQTQAKVEPAPAPAPEPEPTPEPAPKATKAKTTRSSRSKAK
- a CDS encoding DUF29 family protein, which gives rise to MTLTPTDIDPDLYGQDLDLGDQETALKVQEGDFRRVDVENLIEEILSLSNRNQREVLSWIFSYPIV
- the rpsB gene encoding 30S ribosomal protein S2, whose amino-acid sequence is MSVLSLAQLLEAGVHFGHQARRWNPKMSRYIFTVRNGVHIIDLVQTAQLIDEAYNYVREASESGKKFLFVGTKRQAAGIVHQEAARCGGYFINQRWLGGMLTNWTTIKTRVDRLKELERMEETGQIALRPKQEAAVLRRELARLQKYLGGIKNMRRLPDVAVIVDVKREYNAVQECQKLGIPIVALLDTNCDPDQVDIPVPANDDAIRSIKLIVGKLADAIYEGRHGQVEEVDLADGADEDYPDAEDETLDSLPEDGDEPDSDKDATGEN
- a CDS encoding S66 peptidase family protein, whose product is MLPPPLRPGDRLAVILPSGALRETTGFQAGIELWQQQGYQVDVHPQCSASWGYLAGADQQRREALRAVLLDPNIKGILCGRGGFGATRLLETWAWPEHSPKWLIGFSDITALLWSYASYGVVGIHGPVLTTLAAEPLWTRARLFNLVQHQAVAPLHGQAWVGGVVQGILWPGNLTVASHLLATQQLPAWSRVILALEDVGEAPYRLDRMLTQWRQTSAFQQVVGLALGRFSQCDPPGASPSLAVVEVLKDRCCDLGIPVVADLPFGHDGENAALPVGVPVELDGNQARLSLLEAKSHP
- a CDS encoding HD domain-containing phosphohydrolase; the encoded protein is MNSSPHTISPQADILSHDPRGLVTELLAVGIALSATDNLTDLLTLILTKSREITCSDAGSVFLVDRQAHPPNLWFKTAQNDTHPELSLHEFFIPLNAESLVGYVALTGEILNIADAYEISPAETYQFNRSFDDNLSYRTRSVLVIPMQNTEGEIIGVLQLLNRKIRADIKITPDNASDVTVAYSHWEEAILRSLASQAAVSIERNHLLESIEKLFEGFVTASVQAIEARDKITAGHSERVADLTLSLAQEVNQQAGVGGFGGAWFDQRQLQELRYAALLHDFGKVGVPEVILSKEKKLYPLQLEIIRQRFHFVRRTLELECNQAKLDYLQANPHHDPDAGTCDHCQQLRQFDHQLQAQLQELDRYWQVIEIANEPKVLAEEPLGILQELTSWQYKDINGRLQPLVTMAELEQLLVRRGNLTPQERLAIESHVTHTYEFLRRIPWTSDLKNVPIIAYGHHERLNGQGYPLGIADIPLQTQMLTVADIYDALTAADRPYKKSLPVGVALKILHQEAESNQLNRDLVLLFEQKQVYQVLGHHQAD
- a CDS encoding RluA family pseudouridine synthase, which produces MTEVELNPDQNLPQTLLFQASHSGSRLDQFLAQAHPEISRSRWQALIEQGQIQINGQVCLSKKIPIQIGDLIGVEFPPPQACELVPEAIPLDVLYEDDQIILINKPVGLVVHPAPGHDSGTLVHALLAHCPDLPGIGGQQRPGIVHRLDKDTSGVMMVAKTEFALQHLQAQIKARTAKRDYLGLVQGVPPTPTGTINAAIGRHPSNRKKMAVTELERGRGAITHWSVQERLGHYTLVLFQLDTGRTHQIRVHAAHAGWPITGDPVYGTTRKVAGHSLSGQMLHAYQLTLNHPLTNQQLTLTAPLPPPFAHLLQALRRQT
- a CDS encoding transcriptional repressor yields the protein MAAYTATALKAELNEKGWRLTPQRETILTVFQNLPKGTHLSAEDLYERLQQEDSPISLSTIYRTVKLMTQMGILRELELAEGHKHYELNQPHPHHHHHLICIKCSRTIEFKNDSALKIGAKVAQKEGYHLLDCQLSIHAICPQCQRSLIP
- a CDS encoding DUF2808 domain-containing protein, which gives rise to MSTVFDSLMGLFTDLANKINGIGSLTQVLGLGIVGSLLIPWGAGAVEFPDGRVAFDLPPYFNDASTPYPTVFYPDPIYYFVLSLSPQAGEPLQRVVIKPLTNQEAIYFVPERTQAFGKQPPGRQFSLGAVTVNPDTYDVTINFQPPIPPGEVVTLALSPNRNPALDGVYQFGITAFPVGGDQAIGQDIGTARLTFYRGGDSR